Proteins from a genomic interval of Physeter macrocephalus isolate SW-GA chromosome 21, ASM283717v5, whole genome shotgun sequence:
- the SMIM10 gene encoding small integral membrane protein 10: protein MGGQTRPMAAAAAAALSGLAVRLSRSAAARGSYGAFCKGLTRTLITFFDLAWRLRVNFPYFYVVASVILNVRLQVHI, encoded by the coding sequence ATGGGAGGCCAAACCAGAccgatggcggcggcggcggcggcggccctgTCGGGCCTGGCGGTGCGGCTGTCTCGCTCGGCCGCGGCCCGCGGCTCGTACGGCGCCTTCTGCAAGGGGCTCACGCGCACGCTGATCACCTTCTTCGACCTGGCCTGGCGGCTGCGCGTGAACTTCCCCTACTTCTACGTCGTGGCTTCAGTGATTCTCAACGTGCGCCTGCAGGTACATATTTAG